Proteins encoded by one window of uncultured Sunxiuqinia sp.:
- a CDS encoding beta-ketoacyl-ACP synthase III, with product MQETRAAITGIGAYLPSYRLTNEEISTMVDTTDEWIMQRIGIKERRILKEKGKATSDMGTEAVKQLLEKTNTRPDEIELLICATITPDRPFPATANIISRKARLTNAWSYDISAACSGFVFALTTAAKFIESGQYKKVIVVGADMMSAITDYTDRSTCPLFGDGASAVLLEPTTEDVGIIDHLNHTDGKGRHYLHIKAGGSKIPTTPETLEQRLQYVHQDGQTVFKSAVSRMADVAVEIMNKHDITPEKLAWLVPHQANMRIIDAVARRMKISREQVMINIENYGNTTAATIPLCLYDYENQLKKGDNVILAAFGAGFTWGSMYLKWAYDTNK from the coding sequence ATGCAAGAGACACGTGCTGCAATTACAGGCATTGGAGCCTATTTGCCAAGTTATAGGCTGACCAATGAAGAGATAAGCACTATGGTTGACACCACCGATGAATGGATCATGCAACGCATCGGAATTAAAGAAAGACGCATCCTAAAAGAGAAAGGTAAAGCCACCTCCGATATGGGAACCGAGGCAGTAAAACAACTGCTAGAGAAAACAAACACCAGACCCGATGAAATTGAGCTGCTAATTTGTGCTACAATTACTCCTGATCGGCCATTTCCGGCAACAGCAAACATTATCAGTCGAAAAGCCAGATTAACAAATGCCTGGAGTTATGATATTAGTGCTGCATGCTCCGGATTTGTTTTCGCCCTTACAACTGCAGCAAAATTTATTGAAAGCGGACAGTATAAAAAGGTGATTGTTGTTGGAGCTGATATGATGTCGGCCATTACAGACTATACAGACAGGTCTACTTGCCCGTTATTTGGTGATGGAGCCTCAGCCGTATTGCTTGAACCAACCACTGAAGATGTTGGAATTATTGACCACTTGAATCATACTGATGGCAAAGGTCGTCATTACTTACACATTAAGGCTGGCGGATCAAAAATACCAACTACCCCCGAAACGTTAGAGCAACGGTTGCAATATGTGCATCAAGACGGACAAACGGTTTTTAAATCCGCAGTATCGCGAATGGCTGATGTGGCAGTTGAAATTATGAACAAACATGACATCACCCCGGAAAAATTAGCATGGCTTGTTCCTCATCAAGCAAATATGCGGATCATTGACGCTGTTGCTCGGCGCATGAAAATAAGCCGTGAGCAAGTAATGATCAATATTGAAAATTACGGAAACACTACGGCAGCCACAATTCCGCTTTGCCTCTACGATTACGAAAATCAACTGAAAAAAGGAGACAATGTTATTTTGGCTGCTTTTGGAGCAGGTTTTACATGGGGATCCATGTACCTAAAATGGGCATACGACACGAATAAATAA
- a CDS encoding HAMP domain-containing sensor histidine kinase — MELYFKKRRWKILLLLAAVLIGAGSLIYTNWLVNQMSVQERKSVELWAEAMTRLVDTERGANQDLTLLQGIIENNTSIPIIWTSADDDILGDRNIRYNEKRKNVVLQHELQKMKGQKDPIEIVLSENTVQYLYYRDSNLLQNLRYFPLAQFGVIMLFITVSYFAFSSSRKAEQNQVWVGMSKETAHQLGTPISSLMAWIEILKMKEIDETTISEIEKDVSRLEKITERFSKIGSRPELLTDDLKKVLNSSVSYLENRCSQKVKFILDMDENTYYDVPHNAALFSWVIENLCKNAIDAIDSDGVISLHLTKKNSNLVLDISDNGKGISKSQFKTIFEPGYTTKKTRMGTWAFTGKADHRELSQRKNFH; from the coding sequence GTTCAGGAGCGCAAAAGTGTTGAATTATGGGCCGAAGCGATGACGCGATTAGTTGATACTGAGCGTGGAGCAAATCAAGACCTTACCTTACTTCAAGGAATCATTGAAAACAACACGTCCATTCCTATTATTTGGACCTCAGCCGATGATGATATTCTGGGAGACAGAAATATTAGATACAACGAGAAACGAAAAAATGTAGTCCTGCAACATGAATTGCAGAAGATGAAAGGTCAAAAAGACCCCATTGAAATTGTCCTTTCTGAAAATACAGTTCAATACCTCTATTATCGCGATTCAAACCTATTACAGAATTTACGTTATTTTCCATTAGCACAGTTTGGTGTAATTATGCTCTTCATAACCGTTTCGTACTTTGCGTTCAGCTCTTCACGAAAAGCCGAGCAAAACCAGGTTTGGGTGGGCATGTCGAAAGAAACAGCCCACCAGCTGGGCACGCCCATCTCATCGTTAATGGCGTGGATCGAAATTCTGAAAATGAAAGAAATTGACGAGACAACTATTTCTGAAATCGAAAAAGATGTTTCGCGCTTGGAGAAAATTACTGAGCGTTTCTCAAAAATTGGCTCAAGACCGGAATTATTGACCGACGACCTCAAAAAGGTACTAAATTCTTCGGTGAGTTATCTTGAAAACAGGTGTTCCCAAAAAGTAAAGTTTATCCTCGACATGGATGAAAATACATACTACGATGTTCCGCACAATGCAGCTTTGTTCAGTTGGGTAATCGAAAATTTGTGCAAAAATGCCATTGATGCCATTGATTCAGATGGCGTTATAAGTCTTCATCTTACTAAGAAAAATTCGAACTTGGTTTTAGATATTTCGGATAATGGAAAAGGGATTTCAAAATCGCAATTTAAAACGATATTCGAGCCTGGTTACACAACTAAAAAAACGAGGATGGGGACTTGGGCTTTCACTGGCAAAGCGGATCATCGAGAACTATCACAAAGGAAAAATTTTCATTAA
- the rpmF gene encoding 50S ribosomal protein L32, whose translation MAHPKHKTSKSRRDKRRTHYKATPSTLSTCSNCGATVKYHTVCGECGYYRGKLAIEKDVIV comes from the coding sequence ATGGCACATCCAAAACACAAAACATCAAAATCCAGAAGGGATAAGAGAAGAACACACTACAAAGCAACGCCTTCAACACTTTCTACGTGTTCTAATTGTGGCGCTACTGTAAAATACCATACTGTTTGTGGAGAATGTGGTTACTACAGAGGCAAGCTAGCAATCGAAAAAGACGTAATCGTTTAA
- a CDS encoding MaoC family dehydratase, whose amino-acid sequence MSRLLIQSHQEFEQYLGKKLGVSDYHTITQDQINKFADATLDHQWIHTDPERAKKEGAFGSTIAHGYLTISLLPLMWEQVVDVRNFKMLVNYGIDQFKFGAPVLVNNNVRTHVWLKECTNLRGISRIKLRVQMEIEGSKKPAFDGSITFLYHFNS is encoded by the coding sequence ATGAGCCGATTGCTAATTCAAAGTCATCAAGAATTTGAGCAATATCTTGGTAAAAAATTGGGAGTTTCCGACTACCATACAATTACACAAGATCAGATAAACAAGTTTGCTGATGCTACATTGGATCACCAATGGATCCACACTGACCCTGAGCGAGCCAAAAAAGAAGGTGCCTTTGGAAGCACTATAGCACATGGATATTTAACAATCTCGCTGTTGCCATTAATGTGGGAACAAGTTGTAGATGTCCGCAACTTCAAAATGCTTGTCAACTACGGAATCGACCAATTTAAATTTGGAGCACCGGTTTTGGTAAACAACAACGTTCGCACCCACGTTTGGTTAAAAGAATGTACCAACTTACGTGGTATTAGCCGGATAAAACTTCGAGTTCAAATGGAAATTGAAGGAAGCAAAAAACCAGCCTTCGATGGCTCAATCACTTTCCTTTATCATTTTAACAGTTAG
- a CDS encoding DUF177 domain-containing protein yields MANLKAYNIALKGLGTGEHSFNYQVERKFFEYFDGGIAEDGDVSVVLKLEKQSSLIVLWFHVKGTVKIQCDRCLDLFDQPIESENTVYIKYGEEKYEEGDDVVWIPPDESHINVAKLIYDFIILSIPIKHVHSDDENGNSLCNPEMLKKLAQMSVKVEEEKPTDSRWDELKKLLDNK; encoded by the coding sequence ATGGCAAATTTAAAAGCATATAACATTGCACTCAAAGGACTTGGAACGGGAGAGCATAGTTTCAACTATCAGGTAGAACGAAAGTTTTTTGAGTATTTCGACGGAGGAATCGCCGAGGATGGCGACGTAAGCGTAGTGTTGAAGTTGGAAAAACAGAGTTCATTAATTGTTCTTTGGTTTCATGTTAAAGGAACGGTAAAAATACAATGTGATCGCTGTCTTGACTTGTTTGACCAGCCGATTGAAAGTGAGAACACGGTTTACATTAAGTATGGTGAAGAAAAATATGAAGAAGGCGACGATGTTGTCTGGATTCCTCCAGACGAATCACACATCAATGTCGCCAAGCTCATTTATGACTTCATCATCTTGTCCATTCCAATAAAGCATGTTCATTCGGATGATGAAAATGGCAACAGCCTTTGTAATCCGGAGATGTTGAAAAAATTAGCCCAGATGTCTGTTAAGGTTGAAGAAGAAAAACCAACAGACTCGAGATGGGACGAGTTAAAAAAATTATTAGATAACAAATAA